The following proteins are co-located in the Candidatus Cloacimonadota bacterium genome:
- the dapB gene encoding 4-hydroxy-tetrahydrodipicolinate reductase, with translation MMLRIALFGYGQMGQMLEKLAPQNDCQVVKIFDPNSDKFNEDIDDSFFQDVDVCLDFSLPETVLHNVELICSAGKNMVIGTTGWYDNLSNIENLVRMHDRGLVYAGNFSLGMNLFFLITEYCSKIMSKAEIYDVFGYELHHKKKADSPSGTARELAEIILSNFPAKKTAQFDRLNRKISEDEFHFASIRGGSIPGTHIIGFDSPFDTIELKHTARNREGFAVGALKAAHWIKDKKGVFEFQEIFNEILQNK, from the coding sequence TTGATGTTACGAATAGCTCTTTTCGGGTATGGTCAAATGGGGCAGATGCTGGAAAAGCTTGCTCCCCAAAACGACTGTCAAGTAGTAAAGATTTTCGATCCTAACAGTGACAAATTCAACGAAGATATTGATGATTCCTTCTTCCAAGATGTTGATGTCTGCCTTGATTTTTCCTTACCGGAAACAGTTCTTCACAACGTTGAGTTAATCTGCTCTGCCGGGAAAAACATGGTCATAGGCACTACCGGATGGTATGATAATCTATCTAATATCGAGAATTTAGTTCGTATGCATGACAGGGGGCTAGTATATGCCGGTAATTTTTCACTGGGGATGAATCTCTTCTTTCTGATCACAGAATATTGCTCCAAGATAATGTCCAAAGCAGAAATCTATGATGTTTTTGGTTATGAGCTCCATCATAAGAAGAAAGCCGATAGCCCTTCAGGCACTGCCCGTGAACTGGCTGAGATCATTTTATCAAATTTCCCAGCTAAGAAAACTGCTCAATTTGATCGTTTAAATCGTAAAATATCCGAAGATGAATTTCACTTCGCTAGTATTCGTGGCGGTAGTATTCCCGGAACTCATATCATTGGTTTCGATTCCCCTTTCGATACAATAGAACTCAAACATACCGCTCGTAACAGAGAAGGTTTTGCTGTTGGTGCTCTGAAAGCAGCCCACTGGATAAAAGACAAAAAGGGTGTTTTCGAGTTTCAAGAGATATTCAATGAAATTTTACAAAATAAATAG